The segment GCTGGATTCTCGCGAGAACAATGTATCTAGCAACCCGCGAGGTTGCGGAGATTGACTGGACTGCGTATTCGGCTTGGTCGCTTGCGAGCTATTGCTACTGCCGCCCGCCAAACGTCCCAGTAGTCCCGGACGCGTGTCACCGCGCTGCAGCTGTTTGCCGGCAACTTGTTGGACTTGTCCTAGGTTTCCGCCAGCGGTGGATTGCGCCACTGCCAATTTCACGTTTTTGCCGGGTGAGTCAGCACTTCCAACGGCATCATTTGGCGATGCACCGTGGGTAAGTGAAATCATCAACAGCAGGGCAGGGATGGCGATCATTGTTGGAAGAACAAGGAATCGACGGTTTACGCGGTCCATGCGTCAATCTCAAACGTTGGCGGAAAACGGTATCTGGTCATCCTTTCATCGGCCTGCTAGCTGGCGCCAATTGACCCCGTTTTGACGATTATTCCGATTTCGCCGGCATCGATCAATCGAACGTCGGATGGCAAACAGCGTGAAACTGACCTAAAACGATCGTGAACCCGCTTCGCAATCCAAGCTTCCCAGCAACCGTTTCCCAGCTCGACCAATTTCCAGTGCAACGAAAGACCGATCATGAACCGCCGCGAAAAAATCGAAGCCATGTTGGCGGATGACCCGACCGATAGTTTTTTGCGGTACTCGCTGGCCATGGAACTGCGCAGCGAAGGCGCAAACGCCAAGAGTTTGGCGATCTTTAACGAACTGATGAAAAACGACCCACCGATGATCCAAGCGTTCTTCATGTCCGCACAATTGTTGGTGGATATCGACGAAATCGAGCAAGCTCGTACCAACCTGCGTGACGGAATCGACCAAGCTCGGGCGCAAGGCGACTCCCATGCAGCCGCAGAAATGAGCGAATTGCTGGCGACGCTGGGCGAAATGGGCGAGTTGTAGAACCGTCTTAATCCCTCTGGCCCACGTTTCAAATCCGAAGAGAAATCACCTTTGTCGGCCGAGCAATCCACGGCGATCGTATTGCGAACGATCGAATTCAGCGAGACAAGTTTGATTGTGTCACTGTTGACGCGGGACTTTGGCCGCATCTCTGCACTTGCCAAGGGAGCCCGCCGGCCGAAGGGGCCTTTCGAAGGCGCGCTTGACCTGTTGGCCGTCTGTCGTGTAGTCGTTCTAAGGAAGTCTTCCGATTCGCTCGATTTATTGACCGAAGCCAAACTGCACCGACGGTTTCGCGGTGGCGAAAAATCACTCGAGCGGACCTACGCAGGCTACCACGTTGCGGAAATGCTGCGTTTATTGACCGATGAACACGATCCTCACCCCGAAGTCTATGACTTGGCCATCCAATCACTTAACCAGATCGACGGCAGCGGCGATGTCGCTTCGACGCTGCTGTTTTTTGATGCTCAGGCGCTGCGGTTGCTCGGGCACTCGCCTGGCACCGATCGCTGCACGGATTGCGGCGGAATCGTGGACTCGGTCGCTCGGATCGCTTTTTCGCTGTCGGCCGGCGGAATTGTGTGCAACCGTTGCCGGCCTCGCCAACAACAAACCATTTCAATTACAGGTCATGGCATTGACGAACTACGTCGACTGCAAGCCGAAGCGACCCATTTGCCAACCCAAGTTGCAAGCCATCTTTATAGCGAGCTTCGCGCCCTGATGAACCGATACATTCAAACGGTGGTAGGGAACGTGCCACGAATGCAGGCTTTTTTGCCCGCTAAGATCGCCACGCCCACAAAGATCGTTTCGACGGTCGAAAATCCGACTGACCGCTGACCGAGAAATGATCGCAGGATGCGAACGGATCAAAACATGGATAGGAACACGATGTCGGCGAACTCAAACAAAAAACCTCGCGCGATCCAAAATCAATTGGCCGCGGCGACGCTTTTGGCATTCGCAGCCACCCATTTCAGTGGGTGCGCGGCGCTGAGGAACCCGCTTGGAATGCGCGACGATTCATCGGAACTTTACGCCGCTGAAACCATCAATCCAATCATGCAAGTCTCGGGCGAAGATATTCCGGGCACCACCAACGAAGTGGTTCGAGCGGACGGATCGCTAACTGAAAAAACAAAACAGACGACCAAATCGGTTACGAACTTCTTGACCGGTCGCGAACAAGAAGACCAAGTCCGAGCAAAGCAGTTTTACAAAGAGGGTGACCGGCTTTTTAAGTTGGCAAGCTCGCAGCCCACCGACCAACGAAAAGCAACCTTCGCCAAAGCCGCCAAGCAGTTCAAGAAAGCTGGCGAATCAGCCCCAGGATCGGCGCTCGAACAAGACTCGATGTTCATGCGTGCAGAAAGCTATTTCTTTGCTGACCAACTGACCCAGGCAACCGACACCTACGAAAAACTGCAAAAGGAATTCCCGCGCAATCGACACAACGACCGAGTCGCTGCACGGTTGTTTTCGGTCAGCCGATATTGGATCGAAACAGACAAGGCCAACGAGGGCAGTTGGTTCCCGCTCAACTTGACCGACTCGTCGCGTCCACGAATGGACACCGATGGTCACGCGATTCGAGTGCTCGACCAAATCCGGTACGACGACCCGACGGGTCGGCTAGCCGATGATGCAACCATGGCGGCGGCCGCAGAGTACATCCGTCAAAATAAATTCGAAGACGCTGACGAGTTCCTGACCGACCTGCGAGAAACATTCTCGGACAGCGAGCACCTGTTCTTGGCCCACATGTTGGGCATCCAGTGCAAACTCGAAATCTATGCTGGCCCCAAATACAGCGGATTGATTCTTGATGAAGCCGAAAAGCTGGTGCAACAAACGCGGGCTCGTTACCCCGAAAAATTAAACGGAACCGAACACGGCGAGATGGTCGCGCGAGCGGCCAATACGATTGCGTTCCACCGCGCCGAGACGCTGACACAGAAGGCCAGCTTCCGCGAAAAACGAAAAGAGTACCGTGCAGCCGCAATCTACTATCACGAGCTTTTGGAAAAGTACGGCGACACACCGCAAGCTGAAATTGCACGACAACGATTGACGAAGATCGAAAAACTACCGGCCGTCCCAACACAAAGACTTTCATGGTTGACGACGATCTTCCCCGAGTCGCGGCCCAAGAATCCATTGAAGATGGATCTGCCGGTCGAAACAGATTCATCGGCCCCATCGGGATCCATTTATCGATGATCGCGAACAATCGGTTGGCCGGTTTGATGGTGATGATTTCCTGTGTCGTCGGGGCGAGCGGATGCGCTGCCTATCGATTCGGGTCCGCTTCGCTGTTTCGTCCCGGAATTCGCACCGTTCATGTCCCCATCGTCCGAAACGATACCTTTCGACATGACCTAGGCGTGCGTTTGACCGAAGCGATTGTTCGAGAGATCGAAGATCGCACGCCCTACAAAGTCACCGGCGACCCTAACGCGGACAGCACGTTGGTATGCCGAGTCGTTAACGAATCGAAACGCGTGCTAACCGAAACCGGAACCGACGATCCGCGGGCACTCGATGCGGCGATTTCGGTTCGCGCAACTTGGACCGGCCGCGGTGGTGAGTTGTTGATGCAGAATGCGGTCACGCCCAATGGCGAGTTTGCAATCAGCTTTGGTCAAGATTCGCGATTCGTTCCCGAAGCCGGGCAATCGGTTGATTCAGCCATGCAAATCGCGATCGAAGACTTGGCATCGCGGATCGTTTCGCAAATGGAAATGCGGTGGTAGCCGATGTTTCGTGACGTTGCCTCGCAGCCACAAGTCTGGAATCTTGGCCGCCGACAGTTGCCCCTTTCCCGTCGCCCCCTCGTGATGGGAATCGTAAACGTCACGCCCGACAGCTTTTCCGATGGCGGCAAACATCGCGATGCCGAGGTTGCCGTGGCGACCGCGATTGCGATGCAAAACGATGGTGCTGACATCATCGACATCGGTGGCGAAAGCACTCGGCCGTACAGCGATGTGGTGGACGTCGAAGAGGAACTTGATCGCGTCATGCCGGTGATCGAATCACTCGCCGGAAAGATCGCAATTCCAATCAGCATCGACACCAGCAAGTCGGCAGTTGCTGCGGCGGCCGTCCAAGCCGGCGCTGAAATCATCAACGATGTCACAGGTTTTGACGGTGATCCGGCGATGGTCGGCGTGGCGGTCCAAAGTGGTGTTGGCGTTTGCGTGATGCACATGCAAGGTAATCCGCAAACGATGCAAGACGCGCCAACTTACGAGAATGTCGTCGACGAAATTCACGCCTACTTGATGGCACGCCGAGACCTTTGTTTAGCGGCCGGAATTTCGATCGACCGAGTATGCCTGGACCCCGGAATTGGATTCGGGAAAACGCACGAGCATAATTTGACCCTGCTTAAAGCGACTCGACGATTCACTGACCTCGGATGCCCGATCCTGATTGGTCACTCGCGAAAAGGTTTCATTCGCAAAATGCTTGGTGATGATGCGGCGGACCTGACGGCCGGGACGCTTGGCGTCACTTTGGCGGTTGCTGCTGCGGGTGCGAACGTTATCCGTGTCCACGATGTTCGTGAAACGGTGCAAGCCCTGACACTATTCGAAGCGTCCGGTGGCTTCGACAAAGCAAAGCTGTAGCGGTAACAAGACGGCGCCGAAAAAAGGGATCGGCGGACGGCGATGGGCGAACGTTCGGCGCAGCTGGTCAGTTGATTCTGGCCAGCAAAGGTTCGATCCCAATTCTTCAACTGACTCGTTAGCGGCGTGGCTCGGTTGCCGTTGTCGCAGTTTGAGTCGGTGTCGCGGTTGCGGTCGGCTGAGTCGTTGTCGGCTGAGCCATTGTCCGCTGGGGCTGTGGCCCGACGGTGAAGTTCTCGAAACTAAGAACTTGCTTGACACCATGGACGGATTCGATCGTGAAGGTTGTCACGTTCATCGTCGTTCTCGCAGGAAAGTTTTCTGACCGGATAACACAAACACGCGTCATCCGTTGAAAGCATCGGTCAAAAGGTTTTCTTGCGCGTCGGTAATCCGCTCGAGCCACACTATTCCGTGATCCCGGGCGCCCCATTGCAACGAATGCAGCGATCGTGATCCCTAGCGTGACGGCAATCGCCCGAGACCAGACTGCCACAAAGCGCCATAAATTACCGCTGAAGCTAATTAACGAGAGCAATCACCCCCGTCGGCAGCCTGATTGCCAATTCAATGAACTTCATTAACGATGGAACTATGAAAATTGATTTTGTCATCACCGAACTGTTCGTCGGCGGGGCCGAACGCTGCCTGACGGAACTAGCGACAGCGATGACAGTCGCAGGTGACGAAGTGCGAGTGTTTTCGATCGGTTCGCTGCCTGGCGGTCAACAGTCGCTGCTGGTCGATCGATTGCAAGCCGCCGGCATCGAAGTCGAGTCTGGACGGGCAGATTCGATTTGGCAGTTCCCATCGGCCAAGCGCCGGCTGCAAGACTGGATGCTTTCATCACCAGCCGATGTTTGCCAAACATTTTTGTTTCACGCCAACGTGATCGGCACCTGGGCGGCCGTTTCGGCCGACATCCCGATCCGAGTCGGTGGTCTTCGAGTCGCCGATGCTAACCCAATCCGCTGCCCGATTGAACGTTCTGCAATCAAGCGAATGACTTCGGTGACGTGCGTCAGCGAGGCCGTTCAGTCGTTTGCAGCGAAACGACTGCGGTGCCCAACCGACAAGTCGATCGTGATCCCCAATGGTGTCGATGTTTCACGATTTTCGACCGGCAATCCCTTTGACTGGACCACGCTGGGATGGCCCGCCGAGACGGCGGCGGCGTTATTCGTCGGACGTCTTCATCCGCAAAAGGGCATTGATCTTTTACAGCAACAGATTTCGGCGATTGCACCGGCGCGAACGAATCGAAAACTGTTGATTGTTGGCGACGGCCCGGACCGCGATGCGATCGACCGTTGGTGCGAAGAAATCGGCAGCGATCGAGTCCAACGGATGCCGTGGCAATCCGATGTGGCACCGCTAATGCGGGCTTGCCGTGTCCTGATCTTGCCCAGCCGATACGAAGGTATGCCAAACGTTGCCATGGAAGCGATGGCGGCCGGGCGACCGGTCGTTTGCAGTCGCGCCGAAGGATCCGCGGAACTGCTGTCACACGATTGGCAGAAGCAAACCTTCGACATCGGTGACGGCCCGGCGATGGCGAATCTAGCCAACGCGTTTTTGACCGATGCCGCGAGAGCGAATCAGGTTGGCGAAATCAACCGCGCGAGAATGCGAAACGATTTTTCGCTTCCCGCGATGGTCGATGCCTACCGAAGCCACTATCGGCTGCTGCGAACCCGGCGGCTGGACGTATGAGAGCTGCGTGAAAGTTCGGGACGCGATTCAGTGCCGCTTTCGGCTTCGTAGCTGCTCGGACGAACAGGTTGGTAGCGGCGCACGTGGACCTCGTCGTTGCCGAATGGATCGGAGAGCGAGTCGAACAGCGAGTCTTCTTTGTCGTCGGGAATCACTGGCGCCGGCACGGCCGGTGATTCCGGCTGTGGGATTGATCCAGCACGAGGAGCAACCCGAGGAGCCGATTCACGTGACTCGGTCATCGGCGTCGCACGTGGCTGGGTTCTTGGTTGGGTTCTTGGTTGGGTTTCGATCACGGTACCTGAATTGATTGTCGGTTCTCCCATCCGCATCTGAGTACGCGGTTCCGTAGCCGGCGTCGGTTGACTCCAGGTTTCGACAGCTCGCGGCTGGACCACGGTCGGTTCGGACATCGGCGGAGCTGGTGCATGCATTGGTGCAGCACTCATCGGCGTCATGTTGTTTGGAGCCATGTTGGTAGGCATCGATTTGATCGGCGACGAAAGAGAATGCATATGCATCGGTTCGGCGTAGGTATGCATTTGGGGCGGCATCGGAACGACCAACTCGCCCATCATGGCCGTGTCGCAACCGTCGTCGCACGTCATGTCGCTGCAGCCTGAGTTGCATTTATCCAGCCCTAGGACCTTCTCGATACCGCCGGCAACTGAATCGAGCGCCTTGAAGGCGATTGTCTTTTTCACGTTGATGCGAGGCATCTTCAATTTCGGTAGCGAGAATTTTTTGGGGCGGCAGTCGCATGTCGGCGAATCACACCCGCCTTCGAGACCGCAACTCACCTCGCCACCGCAAGTTGGCTCAAACAGCGGCATCATGTCGCAGGATGCCTCGCAGCCACAGTCCAAGTCACCGGCGAATACGGAGACAGGTGAAGCCAAGAACAGTCCACCGGCAACGATGAGGGCGAGAGCACGGCGTTTGGTAGAACGATGAAAGGGCATATCTCAACTCGGCTTATTGGTCGTCGAAAACGATTTTTCGTTACATCTGATAGAAGGTATCGACGTCGCAGAACCCGAACGACCAAGAGAACCGAAAGGACCGGCAAAGTCTCTCTATCTTGACATTTGCCAATTGCAGGACTGTCACAGGCGTGAACGGCGAGAACCCACGCCATTACGCCAACCTGCCGGGCTGGCCGGCAGACAGCCAGAGCCGCGATTGTTAAACTATCGCTGCGATTTACGCAGCATTCCCTTCGTGAGAGACAACACCGTGACGTTTGATCCATTTGGCGTTCGAGACACATTCGACACCGGCAGCGGCACCGCCACGATCTATCGCCTCAGCAAGCTTGAAGAGGCGGGATTGGGCGAGATCAGCAAATTGCCATTCTCGATCCGCGTTCTGCTAGAAGCCGTGCTTCGCAATTGCGATGGCTTTTCGGTCACCGAAGAAGACGTCAAGAACTTGGCCGCCTGGAATGCTGCGGCGCCGGCCAAGCAAGAAGTCCCATTCAAACCCTATCGAGTGGTCCTCCAAGACTTCACTGGCGTCCCCGCCGTCGTCGACTTGGCTGCGATGCGTTCGGCGATGCAGCGAATCGGTGGCGACCCCGAAAAAATCAATCCGCTGATCCCAGTCGACTTGGTGATCGACCACAGCGTCCAAGTCGATTTCTTCGGCAGCGATTCGGCGCTTTCCAAAAACGTCGAGATCGAGTTCCAACGAAACCTAGAACGTTACGAGTTTCTGCGTTGGGGCCAACAAGCATTCGATAACTTCTCGGTCGTTCCACCCAACGTCGGCATCGTCCACCAAGTCAACTTGGAATACCTGGCTCGCGTCGTTGCGTTGCAAGACACACCCGACGGTCCCGTTGCTCTACCCGATACTTTGGTCGGCACCGACAGCCACACCACCATGATCAACGGACTTGGCGTCTTGGGCTGGGGCGTCGGCGGCATCGAAGCCGAAGCCAACATGCTTGGCCAACCGCTCTACATGCTGATGCCCGAAGTCATCGGTTTCGAACTGACCGGCGCATTGCCAACTGGCACGACCGCGACTGACATGGTGCTAAGAGTCGTCGAAGTCCTTCGCGCCGAAGGCGTGGTCGGAAAGTTCGTCGAATTCTTCGGCACCGGCATGAACAAGATGAGCGTCGCCGACCGTGCGACAATCGCCAACATGGCGCCCGAATACGGCGCGACGATGGGCTTCTTCCCTGTCGACAACGTGACGCTGGAATACCTGCGCCAAACCGGACGCACCGAAGAAAACGTCAAATTGGTCGAAAGCTACTGCAAGGAACAGGGCCTGTTCCGAACCGACGACGGTCCGAAACTTAACTACACTAAGACGGTATCGTTGGATCTTGGCACGATCGAACCGTCGATGGCAGGACCAAAACGTCCGCAAGACCGAATCGCGTTAACCCACATGAAGCAAGCGTTCAACGATTCGTTGACTGCACCGGTCGGCAAATCGGGCTTCGGACTGGACAAGAGCGAACTGGGAAAAGTCGCTGACGTCAAAGACAACGGGCACAGCAGCCAGATCACTCACGGTGCCGTTGTCATCGCCGCGATCACGTCATGCACCAACACGTCCAATCCGTCGGTGATGATCGGTGCCGGATTGTTGGCCAAGAAGGCCGTCGCCAAAGGCTTGACCGTTCCGTCGCACGTCAAGACGTCGCTAGCACCTGGTTCGCGCGTCGTCACCGAATACCTGAACAAGGCGGGCGTGACGGAGTCGTTGAACAAGCTCGGTTTCCAAACTGTCGGCTATGGCTGCACGACTTGCATTGGAAACAGCGGTCCGCTGCCGACCCCCATTGCCAATGCGATTAAGACCAGTGACCTGGTCGCGTCGGCAGTGTTGTCGGGCAATCGTAACTTCGAAGGCCGCGTCAATCCGCTGACCAAAGCGAACTACTTGGCCAGCCCACCGCTAGTCGTTGCGTACGCTTTGGCCGGAACCACGGACATCGACTTGGTCACCGAACCGATCGGCAAAGGAAGCGACGGAAACGACGTTTACTTGAAAGACATCTGGCCAACGTCGGATGAAATTCGCGATACGATCGCTTCGTCGATTCAGCCGGAAATGTTTACCAGCGAATACGCTGCTGCGGTCCAAGGCAACGATCTCTGGAATGCGATCGACGTTGCCACCGGCGCGATCTATCCCTGGAACGACGCCAGCACTTACATCCAACACCCACCGTTTCTGGATGCGGTCACGGGACAAGACGTGCCCGACATCCAACCGATTCGCGGCGCCAAGGTGTTAGCACTGCTAGGCGATTCAGTGACCACAGACCATATCTCGCCAGCCGGTGCGATCGCATCGGATGGACCTGCCGGACAGTTCCTGCGAGAAAAAATGATCGAGATCCGTGACTTCAACAGCTTTGGTTCACGCCGCGGGAACGATCGCGTGATGGTTCGCGGAACATTCGCCAACATTCGAATTCGCAACCAGTTAGCACCGGGCACCGAAGGTGGCGTCACACGCTACTTGCCGACCGACGAAGTGATGAGCATCTACGACGCGTCGATGAAATATCAAGCCGAAGGCACACCGCTTGTTGTGTTAGCAGGTGCCGAATACGGCACCGGCAGCAGCCGTGACTGGGCCGCCAAAGGCACGATGTTGCTAGGAGTCAAAGCGGTCATCACCGCTAGCTATGAAAGAATCCACCGCAGCAACTTGGTCGGCATGGGCGTTTTGCCATTGGAATTTGCCGACGGCGCTACGTGGCAATCACTCGGTTTGACCGGCGAAGAAACGATCGACATTCCGGATTTGTCGAACGACCTGCAACCACGATCAACGATCAACGTTACGGCAACCAGCGCCGACGGCAGCGTGAAGTCATTCCCTTGCGTCGTGCGAATCGATACTCCCGTTGAAATGCAGTACTATCAAAACGGCGGCATCCTGCCGACCGTGCTTCGTAATTTGTCAAAATAACCTTGGTCAAACTTAAAAAGTAAGGATCTTCCCCATGCCAACCGCTAGCGCACGACACATTTTGGTGTCATCCGAAAAAGAATGTTTGGACCTGAAACAACAGATTGCTGAGGGTGCTGATTTCGCAGATCTCGCTGCCCTGCATTCTTCGTGTCCATCGGGCGCAGACGGCGGCGCACTGGGCAGTTTTGGTCCTGGCCAAATGGTCCCCGAATTTGACGCGGCTGTTTTTGGCGGCAATGTTGGCGAAGTCCAAGGCCCCGTCAAAACCGACTTTGGCTACCACCTACTGGAAGTCACCGACCGCACCGAATAGGTGCCGGCAACGAACTGATACGAATCAAGATGTGATTTTTGTCAGCAAATGTGCCAAGATAGAGCAGCCGCCGACGAATTGATAACGACGGACTTCTCGATCTCGAACCATTTGCACCTACCATGCCTCGCTTCAAAAGCCTGATGTCGTCCGCCATTCGTTGGGGATGGTTCGGGCTTTTAGTGTTACTGGCGTTTGGCTATTTAGTTGCTGGGCTATCCGAGCCGACGTCCTTGGAACCAACGTCCGTGGATCCAGCGTCGCAAGCACTCTCTGCCGTGAACACGAGCGTCGGAGCGTCCCTGGACGAGCCCCAAATCCAAGCTCAGCCCCAAAAGCTGGCCGAGTCGCTATCTCAACTCGACCAAGTTTGGCTCGAATCATTAACCGAGTCTGGGCTAAAACCAGCTCAACCGGCTGACTGGCTGACCGTCTGCCGGCGCGTTTCGCTAGCGCTAGTGGGCAGCGGCATGTCGCTGGAAGAAATCCGTGATCTTCAGCGGATTCCCGAATTAGCCCGCTGCCAGAAACACCTTGAAAACTTGCTGAACGATTCGCGGTTTCACCATTACTGGGGTGAACGCTGGACGCGGTTCTTAGTTGGCACTGACGAGGGCCAATTCATCGTCTATCGTCGGCGACGTTTTCGCATTTGGTTGACCGAGCAATTTGCTTCGGATGTTCGCTACGATGACTTGGTCAAACACTTGATCATGGCCGAAGGCTTGTGGACGGACCGGCCAGAAGTGAATTTTCTGACGTCGACCTACGATAGCAACGACAACTCACCCGATCCGGTTCGCTTGGCCGCGCGCACTTCACGTGCGTTCCTCGGATTGCGAATTGATTGCCTGCAGTGCCACAACGATTTTCTCGGCAACGTTAGTCTGGGCGACGCCCAAAACCCTCGCGAAGGACAGCAGACCGACTTTCATCAACTCGCTGCGTTCTTTACATCGGCCAAGAGCAACGGGCTGCAAGGCGTCAAGAGTGGCGAAGCCGACTATCAATACAAATACCTCGACGCCGATGAAGAGACCGACGTTCAACCAGCCGTACCGTATCTGCCTGAACTGCTGCCTAGCGAAGGAAACGCAAGAAACCGACTTGCCTCTTGGATCACCAATCCCCAAAACCGCCAAGCCGCTCGCGCCGCGGTCAGTCATGTGTGGGCATTGATGTACGGACGACCGGCCGGCGAAGCCGTCGACAATTTACCGCTCGGTTCAAAGAGCAATCCAATGCTCGAATGGCTAGCTGACGACTTCGTCGAAAATGATTTCGATTTACGACGACTGATTCGATTGATTGCCCTTTCCGGAGCCTTCAATGTCGACAGCCGCGCCGATTTCGACGTGACCGAAGCGATGGAGTCGGCCGGTGCGGTTTTCCCGCTCGTGCGACTGCGTCCCGAACAAGTCGCCGGATCGATGATCCAAGCCGCGCGCATCAAGAGCACCGATCGCGAGTCATCGCTGATTCTGCAACTGACATCGTTCACCGGCAACAACGAATTCGTCGAGCGTTACGGTGACATCGGCGAAGACGAATTTTCGACCGACTCGGTCACGATCACCCAGCGTTTGCTGATGATGAACGGTAAAAAATTGCGAGAGCTAACCGAAGACAATCCGGTGCTCAATACAACGGCCCACGCTCGCATGTTTGCAGCCGACGATCCATCCATTGTCGAGACGGTCTACCTTTGCGTGCTGAATCGATACCCGACGGACGAAGAAAAAACGCACTTCGTCAATCGCATCACGGAAACAAAGAAGACCGGGAAGGCGATCGAAGACATGATGTGGGTACTTCTCAATAGCAGCGAACTGGCCTGGAATCACTGAGCTGATATGACTGATTTGAGATTACTGATCTGAAAAGCAACAACCGAAACCTAAGGCACAACGATGATCGATCTCTGTGATCCGGCCGCACACTTGTCGCGACGGACCCTGCTGGGCGCCGGCGGTGGTGCTTTGATGCTGTCCTCGATCGCTCGCTCACTTGCCCGCGCCGACGAACAAGGATTGACCGATTCCGCCAAGCCGCGAAACGTGATTCTGATTTGGTGCGAGGGCGCGCCTAGCCAGTTGGAAACATTCGATCCGCACGTCGGTACTAAGATCGGCGGTGACGTCAAAGCCATCGACACCACGATTCCTGGCATTCAAATTTCCGATCTGCTGCCGCGAACCGCCGAGATGATGCACCTGACATCACTGGTCCGCAGCGTCACGGGCAAGGAAGGCGACCACGCTCGCGCCGTCTACAATATCAAGAACGGATACCGGCTCGACCCAACTCTGCGTCACCCGTCGATCGGTGCCGTGCTATGCCATGCCGACGAATCAGGAGCCGACATTCCGCGGCACATCTCGATTCTGCCCGGCCAATCGCCAGGGCGGGGCGGCTATCTTGGTGCGGCCTTCGACGCGTTCAAGATCAACGATCCCGCGGGCCCGGTGCCCGACATCACGCGCCGTGTCGACGAAGATCGATTCGAACGCCGCGTCAGTGATTTGTACGACGTGGTCGAAAAAGAGTTTCGTCGCGGACGACTGCAGAAACTTGAAACCCAGCGAACGCTGCACCAAACGGCGACCGACTCGGCACTGCGAATGATGTCAAGCGAACAGTTGGGTGCGTTCGACGTCACAACGGAACCCAAAGCCATTCGCGATGCATTCGGCGACACACCGTTTGGACGCGGATGCTTAGCTGCATCGCGATTGATCGAAGTGGGTGCTCGCTGCGTGGAAGTCACTCTCGGTGGTTGGGACTCACACATTACCAATCACACGTTACAAGCATCTGCGTGCGAGAAG is part of the Rubripirellula reticaptiva genome and harbors:
- a CDS encoding peptidylprolyl isomerase codes for the protein MPTASARHILVSSEKECLDLKQQIAEGADFADLAALHSSCPSGADGGALGSFGPGQMVPEFDAAVFGGNVGEVQGPVKTDFGYHLLEVTDRTE
- a CDS encoding DUF1549 domain-containing protein, which codes for MPRFKSLMSSAIRWGWFGLLVLLAFGYLVAGLSEPTSLEPTSVDPASQALSAVNTSVGASLDEPQIQAQPQKLAESLSQLDQVWLESLTESGLKPAQPADWLTVCRRVSLALVGSGMSLEEIRDLQRIPELARCQKHLENLLNDSRFHHYWGERWTRFLVGTDEGQFIVYRRRRFRIWLTEQFASDVRYDDLVKHLIMAEGLWTDRPEVNFLTSTYDSNDNSPDPVRLAARTSRAFLGLRIDCLQCHNDFLGNVSLGDAQNPREGQQTDFHQLAAFFTSAKSNGLQGVKSGEADYQYKYLDADEETDVQPAVPYLPELLPSEGNARNRLASWITNPQNRQAARAAVSHVWALMYGRPAGEAVDNLPLGSKSNPMLEWLADDFVENDFDLRRLIRLIALSGAFNVDSRADFDVTEAMESAGAVFPLVRLRPEQVAGSMIQAARIKSTDRESSLILQLTSFTGNNEFVERYGDIGEDEFSTDSVTITQRLLMMNGKKLRELTEDNPVLNTTAHARMFAADDPSIVETVYLCVLNRYPTDEEKTHFVNRITETKKTGKAIEDMMWVLLNSSELAWNH
- a CDS encoding DUF1501 domain-containing protein — its product is MIDLCDPAAHLSRRTLLGAGGGALMLSSIARSLARADEQGLTDSAKPRNVILIWCEGAPSQLETFDPHVGTKIGGDVKAIDTTIPGIQISDLLPRTAEMMHLTSLVRSVTGKEGDHARAVYNIKNGYRLDPTLRHPSIGAVLCHADESGADIPRHISILPGQSPGRGGYLGAAFDAFKINDPAGPVPDITRRVDEDRFERRVSDLYDVVEKEFRRGRLQKLETQRTLHQTATDSALRMMSSEQLGAFDVTTEPKAIRDAFGDTPFGRGCLAASRLIEVGARCVEVTLGGWDSHITNHTLQASACEKLDPALAAFLQRLEDRDLLDSTLVVCGGEFGRTPTHNPAEGRDHWPHGFSTLLAGCGIRRGHVHGATAPDPKLDSEKPLADVSDPVTVADLHATILAVLGVAYDEELDTPIGRPLKRSEGTPIQSIMT